In a single window of the Bacillus clarus genome:
- a CDS encoding DUF3948 family protein, whose protein sequence is MKNMNNEQVLQVTKSDFLGSASGAVVLTALIVFLSSVLV, encoded by the coding sequence AAATATGAACAACGAACAAGTATTACAAGTAACGAAAAGCGACTTCTTAGGATCAGCAAGCGGAGCAGTAGTATTAACAGCATTAATCGTATTTCTTTCAAGCGTATTAGTATAA